In one window of Posidoniimonas corsicana DNA:
- a CDS encoding SDR family oxidoreductase has protein sequence MSTPKGSDSDRIDGGRLVLLTGATGYVGGRLLTKLEQRGVRLRCLARNPANLTARAAPTTEVVQGDLLDSESLDDALRGVHAAYYLVHSMGSDGDFAEQDKAAAENFARTAKKVGVDRIIYLGGLGDDSEELSPHLRSRHEVGRQLFESGATVVELRASIVIGSGSLSFELVRALVERLPVMICPRWVGVLTQPIAVEDLLEYLLAAVDLPADDSRVLEIGGPDQVSYGQIMEEYARQRGLRRWLISVPVLTPRLSSLWLGLVTPVYARVGRILIDSVQNPTVIQDPTGRKAFSIQPRGLTEAIKRALVAEDNEFAETRWSDALSASRGSRTWGGIRFKNRIVDSRTVETHAHPSAAFEPIKTIGGRRGWYYANSLWKLRAWIDLLVGGVGIRRGRRDPQDLRVGDVLDWWRVEEYDPAGRLRLLAEMKVPGRAWLEFEVTPSQHGSTIRQTAIFDPVGIAGLAYWYALYPLHALIFSGMLKRIVSEAEATKRR, from the coding sequence ATGAGCACTCCCAAGGGTTCCGACTCCGACCGCATCGATGGTGGCCGACTCGTCCTCTTAACCGGCGCTACGGGCTACGTCGGCGGCCGGCTGCTCACGAAGCTCGAGCAGAGAGGCGTCCGTCTGCGGTGCCTCGCGCGGAACCCGGCGAACCTCACCGCCCGAGCGGCCCCCACGACCGAGGTGGTTCAAGGGGACCTCCTCGATTCAGAATCCCTCGACGACGCGCTGCGTGGCGTGCACGCCGCCTACTACCTGGTCCACTCGATGGGTTCGGATGGGGATTTCGCAGAGCAAGACAAAGCGGCGGCAGAGAACTTCGCTAGGACTGCAAAGAAGGTCGGGGTTGACCGCATCATCTACCTCGGCGGACTCGGCGACGACAGCGAAGAGCTTTCACCCCACCTGCGCAGTCGGCACGAGGTCGGACGGCAGCTGTTCGAGTCGGGCGCCACCGTGGTTGAGCTGCGGGCGTCGATTGTCATCGGCTCTGGCAGCCTTTCGTTTGAACTTGTCCGGGCCTTGGTCGAGCGACTGCCGGTGATGATCTGCCCACGGTGGGTTGGGGTCCTGACGCAGCCGATCGCCGTCGAGGACCTGCTCGAGTACTTGCTCGCCGCGGTTGATCTGCCGGCGGACGATAGTCGGGTGCTCGAGATTGGTGGGCCCGATCAGGTAAGCTACGGCCAAATCATGGAGGAGTACGCCCGGCAGCGCGGCCTCCGCCGGTGGCTGATCTCGGTTCCCGTGCTCACCCCTCGCCTGTCGAGCCTGTGGCTCGGCCTAGTCACTCCGGTCTATGCACGCGTCGGCAGGATTCTGATTGACAGTGTGCAGAACCCGACGGTCATCCAGGACCCAACGGGTAGAAAGGCCTTCTCGATTCAGCCCCGCGGACTCACCGAGGCCATCAAGCGGGCTTTGGTTGCTGAGGACAACGAGTTCGCCGAGACCCGCTGGTCGGACGCACTCTCCGCTTCGCGGGGGTCCCGAACCTGGGGGGGCATCCGATTCAAGAACCGCATCGTCGACTCCCGAACCGTGGAGACCCACGCCCACCCGAGCGCCGCTTTCGAACCGATCAAGACCATCGGCGGCAGGCGGGGGTGGTATTACGCGAACTCGCTGTGGAAGCTCCGAGCCTGGATCGACCTGCTAGTTGGCGGCGTCGGCATTCGGAGGGGGCGGCGAGATCCCCAAGACCTGAGGGTTGGAGACGTGCTCGATTGGTGGCGGGTCGAGGAGTACGACCCCGCCGGCCGGCTGCGTCTGCTTGCCGAGATGAAAGTCCCTGGGCGCGCCTGGTTGGAATTCGAGGTTACCCCCAGCCAGCACGGCTCCACCATACGCCAGACAGCAATCTTCGACCCTGTTGGAATCGCAGGGCTTGCGTACTGGTATGCCCTGTATCCTCTACACGCACTGATCTTTAGCGGCATGCTAAAACGAATCGTAAGTGAAGCGGAAGCTACAAAGAGGAGGTAA
- a CDS encoding SDR family NAD(P)-dependent oxidoreductase gives MADEKGSELGCCVVLGASGDIGSCVARRLAYQGRRLLLAAPESDRLSSLADELRADSMPTDATSFEEVDACLQAAQERYGRVGGVVNCVGSVLLKPAHLTTADELHETLSLNLVSAFSVVRAAAQKMDRSGGSIVLISSSAARIGLVNHEAIAAAKAGIEGLTRSAAATYARRGLRVNAVAPGLVKTKLTERIWSSERAAAHSQALHALGRLGEPDDVASLIAWLLDPHNAWITGEVIGVDGGLGRTKLA, from the coding sequence GTGGCCGACGAGAAAGGCTCAGAATTAGGCTGCTGTGTCGTGCTTGGCGCCTCCGGGGACATCGGTTCCTGCGTCGCGAGGAGGCTGGCGTACCAGGGGCGCCGGTTGCTGCTAGCGGCGCCGGAGAGTGATCGGCTCTCGTCGCTCGCGGATGAACTGCGTGCCGACTCGATGCCTACCGATGCAACTAGCTTCGAGGAGGTCGACGCTTGTTTGCAGGCGGCCCAGGAACGCTATGGTAGGGTCGGCGGTGTTGTTAATTGCGTGGGATCGGTCCTGCTGAAACCCGCCCACCTGACCACCGCAGACGAACTCCACGAGACGCTCTCGCTGAACCTGGTCTCAGCATTCTCGGTCGTGCGGGCGGCAGCGCAGAAGATGGATCGATCGGGCGGATCGATTGTGCTCATCTCTTCGTCCGCCGCGAGGATCGGCCTCGTCAATCACGAAGCGATCGCTGCAGCGAAGGCTGGCATTGAGGGTTTGACTCGTTCGGCAGCGGCGACCTACGCTCGGCGAGGGTTGCGCGTCAACGCGGTCGCCCCGGGGCTCGTGAAGACCAAGCTAACCGAGCGGATATGGAGCAGTGAGAGAGCTGCCGCACACTCGCAAGCCCTCCACGCCTTGGGGCGACTTGGCGAACCAGATGATGTAGCGTCACTGATCGCCTGGTTGCTGGATCCGCATAACGCCTGGATTACAGGCGAGGTGATTGGCGTTGATGGCGGTCTTGGCCGTACCAAGCTCGCCTAG
- a CDS encoding SpoIIE family protein phosphatase, protein MADICAGGEGFAELSNDLRSLMKRNVNRLGQNACVAGMSKSLADASEHGCFASSLLATYFSPRRSLTICNAGHPPPLLFRDAEKAWIALSGSISDSGETHSDTVLRSTEYHEVQTRLSVGDVLLYYSGSLVECVDAHSDLLGIAGIRKLAERLVLDGTERLAARLLSEVQATNPRILEAGDATVIVCRATKRAVGWKANLLAPLRMFRRVADQVTFL, encoded by the coding sequence ATGGCGGACATCTGTGCGGGCGGCGAAGGGTTTGCTGAGTTGTCAAACGATCTGCGTTCGTTGATGAAGCGCAACGTCAACCGACTAGGCCAAAACGCCTGCGTGGCGGGGATGAGTAAGAGTCTGGCCGATGCTAGCGAGCACGGTTGCTTCGCCTCCTCGCTCCTAGCCACTTACTTCTCTCCGCGACGGTCGCTTACAATCTGCAACGCTGGTCATCCACCGCCTCTTCTGTTCCGCGATGCGGAGAAAGCTTGGATTGCACTTTCAGGATCGATTTCCGACTCTGGTGAAACGCATTCCGATACGGTGCTGAGATCCACTGAGTATCATGAAGTGCAGACCCGGCTTTCGGTGGGGGACGTGCTCCTCTACTACAGCGGATCGCTGGTGGAGTGCGTCGACGCACATTCAGACCTTCTCGGCATCGCTGGGATCCGTAAATTGGCGGAGCGTCTCGTACTGGATGGAACTGAGCGGCTGGCGGCTCGCCTGCTCAGCGAGGTCCAAGCGACAAACCCTCGCATCCTCGAAGCCGGCGATGCGACGGTCATCGTTTGTCGCGCTACGAAGCGAGCTGTAGGATGGAAAGCCAACCTTTTGGCGCCGCTAAGGATGTTCCGCCGAGTTGCTGACCAGGTTACTTTTCTTTAG